In Mus musculus strain C57BL/6J chromosome 15, GRCm38.p6 C57BL/6J, the genomic stretch GCTGAGCAGTGTCGCTGTGAATTAGGCAGGCGCTGAGCCCCACCAGTGGCAAATTACTCAGTCTCTGCTGTGCTACCGGGCTGCTGAGCTGAGCGGCTGGGAGCTCCACGTAGTGTGCCTGCACCTGGGAGCTCCACGTAGTGTGCCTGCACCTGGGCAGGGCGGCAGTGCACTGGACCGGAGAGTGCAGATGctagcttccttcctttctcctcatgCCAACCAAGGGTCTCACCTTCCCACAGCCCTTTGACCCCTGACACCTCCCATCTTTCTGGGGGACCCTGATCTGCCTTGCTTCTTCTCCCCTGTACCCTTGCCTCAGGTTGGTTCTCACTGGCTAGTGATGGCAGAGATGCATCTCTGGCTTCCGATACCCTTCAGTGAGCCCTAGAGGATACTTGGGGCTCCTAGAGTAGCCACTGGCCCCCATCATAGGACACCCTGAGACTTGGGGTATACACCCCTCTGCTCACAGCAGCTCCAGGAAGCCAGTGCTTCTTTCCCACGGTCACTGACACAATGTCGGTCCCCagttcctcctctggcttctggacCTGCAGCATTGCTGGGTTCATACAGCCACTGGAGTGTCATGCTATGAGAGTGGGGCTCATCCTCATTTATTCCTCTGAGACTGCTCATAATCTAGACATCTGCCAGTTTTTGCTACTCCCCAGTTCCCTCTGCATGGGAAGTTCCTCCTGGGCTACTCCATCCTggttctcactctctgcataccCCTCTCCCCCCATCATTCCATTCTACACATCTGCCTCTCAAGAAGGAGGTCTCTGGGTTGGCTCTGTCATATCCAGAATACGAGCCCGCATCACAAAGTGATGCTCAATCAATGCTCACATAAACGCGTTCCCTTTCCAGGATCTCTCACTTTTTCCAAGACATGCCTggcaaggaggcaggagcagaaggaTTGTGGCGATGGGTCATGGTGTACCCCACCATCCTAccttgggctgggctgggcttgaATCTGGAAGAGCAGGTGGCCAAGACCCAGTCCCTGTACCCAACAGGGCTTCCCTGGCTTCTAGTCTGACTCCATGGCTTCTGGAACTGCTGAGCAGGCGGCTGGGTTCTGAGGACAGGGCCGGAGGGAGGGGGATGAGCAAGGGAGCTATAGATTCTGCAGGCTTGGTGTTCCTTCAGCGTGCTTTCACCCACCCGTGGCTGGCTCAAGGTTCCCACACTTACTTACTCTTCCCAGAGCAGCTAGTGGATGAAGAAATCCCTAGCTTGAGGCCTGGGCCAGCTTTTCCTCATGCTTGCCCAGTCCCAGCAGTAACCACATGCACAGGGCTGGCACCAGGGGTCCATTACACATGAAACCCCTGCTCTCCCCCCTTGGCTTCTGTGTGAGGCTTGTAGGCCTTCATCTGCTGATGTGTACTCGAGGACCTGTGCCCTTGCTTGGAGTCAACCTTCTGCACGTGCCAGGATGGGAGGCGTCTACATGTGTATATTCTGCACCCACATGTGTGGCTATCTGCATGCATATATCCATGTGTGCTAGGGCCATGTCCATGTATGTACACAGCATCATGGTGTGCCCTCCTTTTGGTGTGCTGGAGACACTTGGGTCTTGTCTTGCCCCAGCCTTAGAGCTATCTATAAAAAAGAGatgggcgggggttggggggggggacttcaGGGCTTTGGTGTGCAGAGGACAGAGTGGAGGAGAGCAGAGCAGCACCAAGCTGTAGCAGAGGTGGGGGCGGGGATCCGCAAGTAGCAGCTCTGGAGGTTGTAAGTGGGCTGCCTAGAATTAGCGGCAGGGCCAGGAGAGAGCTACCTGAAGCACTAAGACTGCCGGATCCAAGTTTGCAGACTTTACTGTGAAGTTAGTCTTCTGGGGTCTATGCTGTGTTGTGTGAGATCTTCGTAGACCACAGGAAGAGGTGAGGCAGCCCCAAACCTTCCTCCAGGTCACAGCTATGCTCTCATGCTATACCTGTTGTCAGTCATTTTAGTCCCCACTGGTCCAGAGGAGGCAGGTGGAAGAGTGTGGGGGGCATTGCTTGGGTGCAGGGTGTGGGTATATAGGTGAAGCAGATCTTGTCCTCAGGCAGCCTTGTCAGTGAGGTATCtatctccccaccccaacccacccctTGTGGGTGATTCTCAAACCCACCTTAAATAGGCTCTTTGATGTCCCTGGCAGCTCACCTTAACCTCCACGCTAGAAAACCGCTTGCCTGAAGCCCTTCCACCCTCAGTAAGTTCCTCAAGAACACACTGAGACAATGGAAGCCCTAAACTGAGTATGATGATTCCcgccttagtcccagcacttgggaggcagaggcaggtgaatctctaatccaggacagccaaggctacacagagaaatcctgtctcagaaaagaaatagGTGGCAGCGGGGCTTTGTGTAAGTGTGCCCATGCCCTTGTGCACAGGTCAGGACTTCCTTCCCTGCACAGGACAAGGAAAAGCCATAGGAAGCTTCTCCCCTGGGTTTCAGGGTTCCCCAAAAGACTTCTAGAAAAGACCATCTTTGAACTCCATGTTCATTTGCATGCCTCAGTAGTCCTAGAGGAAAGGCAGGGTAAAGAGAGAGGCGAAGAGAAGGTGAGTGAACTCAGATCTAGTCCCTCACAAATAGGGCAGGATCATGGGGCAACCCTAAGCTCACAGCAGCATCCTGTGCCCCGCTCCCCGAGTACCACACCCAGCAGCGTTATAGCAGAGTCCCAGATGCTCAAAGGGGACAAAGGATGCCTTGGAGTACTGGATGCTGAGAGGTCAAGAGGCCAGTGTGCTGAGCAGGTAGGGTGGACACAGCTATTGCCACCTCTCCCCGAAAGAAATCCAATGGATGTCACTCAGCCTGGACCTGTCTGTACGTCCTCTAGCAGAGAAGGGATCTGTAGAGGCTCTGTGTAATGGAGGGGCAACACAGATGTCCTGACTCTTCTACTCTTAACCAGGACCTGTCATTGGGCCACAACAGCCAAGGTTCCCTCAATTTAGATCCCTTCTCAGGAATACATTTGTTGTGAACTTCCCCAGCAAGACTGGCTGGAGTCTGCAGGTCTCTCCTTGCACCAAGTTAGTTCTTCTAGTTCAACCCCCAGTTTCTTCTCTTTCCAAcattttctccccccaccccccaaaaaaagactgGAACATTTGCTCCCAGCCTAAGGTCCTACAGGGCTGTCCCCTGGATTTATTCTAAGGCAGTAGGATCAGGGGACAAAGGTGGCCTGCTTTTCTCTGGCCTGGAGTTGAGACTCAAACTCAGGCGATTCTCTCAAGCCCACGGCTCCTTGTGGAACTGACATAGACCTTTCGATTTTTTCCAAGTCTAGGCAGGAACCTGGCTGACTCCACACTTGCCAAATTTGGAACTTTACACTCTACtctgatggagagagggaactgtcATTTAAAAGTTTGCAGCGGCCCAGAGAGCAGGGTGAGATTTTTCAGAGATCTCTTACTACCCACGTTGGGTTTGCATCCTTTGGAGAACAGGAGCTGGGCCACCCCTCGGGGAGGCACAGCTGCCAAGAATGGCTGGGACTGTTTGGGCCACCAGGATACAACTGCAATGCACTTGGAGTCACCACCAAGGCTGCCTGGagcctctgccctgccctgcctcgTTGGTGCTCCAAGGCCAGCCACAGAATGCTGTCTTGGTTAACTGACAGACACTGCCTCCTGGTCAGTTCCTTCCTGCTCTTGCCTATCTGGACATACCAGTTCCCGTAAAACCCAATCCAGAgactttcatatttttctattcCAAGAGAAACGAATACAAGAACGAAAGCCACAGACACAACAGCCAGGTTCCAATGACTTTTGGatctaaacatttatttttttttaatgttttttctttcctcagtTTCGTAacaaatgagtgagtgagtgagagagagagagagagaacacaacaaaaaccaacaacacaaaATTTCTTTCCCAACGATTTGTCTAGCGTCCTGTTCAGAAGACTCAGTGAGAGCCACCTGGGAGCAGCAGAGGACGGAAGGGGAAGGAGCCTCGGAGCCTCAGAGCACCGGGGCCAAGCCTCAGAAAACCAGATCTCAGCCGGCGCAGATACGCCCAGCTTATAACACCCTCCACCGGGCCTCTCTTCCGGCTAGTCCAAAAAAGCGACCAAGCTTTAAACAAGATTCCACAAACGAAAcacaatttaaattaaataaaaacactttTCCACCCGCCCATGCCAGGAGGTTCAGGCCTAAGCCtcctctttaaaaattttttcttctagaactgtgcattactttttaaattctttcgCTTCTCTGGAAGGttaaaataagatatatttcCCCAAGAGTCATAAATACGATCTGGTGCATAGAGAAATAGCAGCGCGGGAGTCCGGGCCAGCCCCAACCCGGCTGAGCAcggccaccccccacccccctcccccagtcgaGTATAGCAGGACAGTGGGACCAACACGCAGGTAAGTTCCTCGGCTTCCTCTACAGGGAGCAGCGAACAGGGTGGGGACAAGCGGGCTGGAAGGCAGGCAGGGCCGGACCCCTCAGAGCGAATGAGCGAGGAGGGCACATGCGGGCACTCGCCGACCTCCGAGGGCGCACGGGGACCAGGGGGTTCCTCCGGGTTTTCTAATTACcaagcaaaataaatattaatgttgCGAAAATATGACTGctttaaaaaggaggaggaggagtaaaaaCAGAGCAAGTAAAcggaggcagaaagaaagacgACAGAGGAGCGCGGGGCCGGCGGAGGCTACCGGGAGCTGGTGGCGGCGCGGCCCCGCTGCGGCTGGGCGGAGGTTGGGACGCAGAACTGCGCTCCACGTCTGTACAAGTGGACGCTGCCGAGGAAGTCAGACCTGGCTCGGACTTCCCTAAGCAATCACCGTTCCCGGGGCGCCGAGGGACCCCGGCAAAGTCTAGCCGGCGACCCCGAAGACGCTCGGACCGGGGCCCGGCGGGAGAGGCGCACCGCGGTAGGTACCTGGAGCTGGGGCTTGGCGGCGGGGTGCGCAGGGCGGACAGGAGGACCCCGGCAGCTGCGGCTGCACCGCCGGAGCGCGCGTCCCGGGCCTCAGAGTCTGAACCGAGACCGGGGCGGCCTGCGCAAACTTGTCCCCGGCCGTGGCGAGGCCCAGGGTCCGGCACTCACAGAAAGAAGTCGGGTGCGCCTTTGGCCGCCCCGGGGCCAGCCTGCGCTGGCGAGGGCTCCCGAGGGAAGCCGGCCCCGCCCGCGCCCCCGGGGCCGCCCCGGCCCGCCAACTTCTCGTATTTCTCCTTGTACAGGTCCCGCTCCTTGGCCAGACGCCCCACCTCCAGCTTCAGCTGCTCCACCTGGCTCTGGAGCTGGCACTTCTCGCTCTCCAGAATGTGCCGCTGCTGCACCCGCTTGAAGCGGCACGACTGCGCGTAGCCGCGGTTCTTGAGCGTGCGCCGCTTCTGTTTCAGTCGGATGACCTCCTCCTTGCTGAAGCCGCGGAGCTGCCGGTTCAGCTCCCGCACGGACATGGATACCAGCTGGTCGTCGGAGAAGCGCTCCTCCAAGCGCACGTGGTGGCCTGCGCCGCCTCCGCCGTGACCCGCGCCTCCGCCGTGGTGGCCAGAGCCTccgtggtggtgatggtggtgatggtgatggtgggcAGAGTGATGATGGTGGGCAGTGTGGTGTGCGCCGTGGTGGTGGCCGGCACCCATGTCGTccgcgccgccgccgcccgcgAAGCTCTGACCCCGGAAGGCCTCATAGGCCGCAGCAGCCGCCGGGTGATGCGCGCCGTGGTGCGCGCCGTGGTGGCCGCTGCCGATGAGCGCCTCCACCGCGTCCTCCGGCGTCAGGTTGAGCGCCTCGGGGTTCAGGTGGTGCTGGTACCCGCTCATCCAGTACAGATCCTCCAGCACCGCTTTTCCTGAGGCGCCCCCGACAGTGCCGGGGCCTCCACTCGGCGGCCCCGGGGCGCCCCCGGCCTGAGCCGCGCTGCCCCCGCCGCCCGCGCCGCCGCCTGTGCCCGGGCTGGGTGCGCAGAAGCTGGGCGAAGAGGGCACCGAGGAGCAGGGCGTGCTGAGGGGCGTCGAGGACAGCGAGCCGGGCGGCAGGCGGTGGCAGAAGCGCTCGGCCTCGGGCGGCTCCTTCTTCACCTCGAACTTCATCAGGTCGAAGTCGTTGACGTACTCGATGGCCAGTGGGCTGCTGGGCAGCTCTGCGCCCATCGCCAGCTCCGCGGCCATCGCCCGGGGCCCCAGCCCCGCCGCCGCGCCCGGCCGCGCCCCGACGGGCGGCGGGGGAGCGTGGGGGGAGCCGCGGGCCTCTCTCCCCCTAGCTCCCCCCCGGGCCGCGGTGGGCTCAGGCTCTGGTCGCGCCGCCGAAGGGCGCAGCAGCAAAAGTTTCCTGCTGTCAACTCTGGGCTGTGCTCAGGGGACGCCGCCGGCCAGGCCTCTCGGGTGGCCCCCCGGCCCGCTACGAGCGGGCGCAGGGCCCCCAatcctgccctcctcctccttctgttcctCCGCGGTCCTGGCCTGGAGGGTGCAGAGGCCGCGCCCCGGGCTCAGCCGCGCTCCGGGCTCTCCCGCCCGGCCCCGCCCCGCGCCCCACCCGCGCTGCCGGCCGGCCCCGCCTCCCTCGGCCCGGCGCAGAGCCGCACAAGCCTTTATAGAGACGCGCTTCTGGGCCCGCCTCCCCAGGTGGGGGCCGACGCCCCCGGGCCAATCGGAGCCCCAGACCTGCCGCCCTCATTTGCCTATCCCCATGGCAACCCGGAGCCCAGCTGTCAATCTCCTGCGGGAAACAGCtgtgggaaggggtggggaagggcCGTCGGCAAGAGGAGTGGGCAGGGCCCCCTGGTGGCCGCCGCATGGGACTGCACAGCAGAGGGCGCGAGACCAAGTGGCAGATTCTGAGGTTCCAGGATCGTAAAGCCAGAGAGTGCAGGGAAGCTGAGGAGGCCCTCGTCCAGGGTACTCCTTCGGTGTCTCAGATCCATTAGGTGGTCTAGCTGGCTGTGTCCCGCACCAGGCCCAAGTGGCCTGGAGTCTCCAGAATGGGGACCTCTAACTATCCTGACACCGGTGACTCCCGAGCTGCCCGGGAGCGCCAGCTATTTTTATCCTGTGGTTGGGATGGGTTCAGGAATTCAGTCAACAAAGTTGCTGGCACCTCGGGCGGCGGGATGCACGGTGGAACCGCAGGCCTCTGAGCGTTGTGGTAGGTGGAGTGGGACAGACGCCTGTGGCCACCACGGGGCTAGAGGAGCAGGTCTCGGGTACTCCCTGCGTAGAGAACCCATTTCTCTGAATTGAATTCATGGGGCTGATGGGTCTGGACGCCTGCAGAAATGCCCACAAGGAATCTCAGACCCAGCTGCCCACCAGGGCGGTTTGGAGGAGCCTTGCTGGGTGGGGGCAAGTTGGAGTGACAAGTGGCAAGCAGATTGCCACCGTCACACTTGCTGAATGTCTCTACACACCTAGTAGGAGGCCGCTTCCGAGCAAAAGAAAGCCACAAGGACAACAGGGAGGGTGGGTGACAAGATGTGAGTTCTGtgacaccctcccctcccctccctcctccagaaTTCCAGATCCCAACCGAAGATAGAAAGGGCGTGCATTCACGAACAACAGCTGGATGTGACCCAGAGTGCGGTTTTCTCCTCTCTGTTATCTATAATCTTATATGCCGttgactattaaaaataatagacgggcaatggtggtgcaggcctttagcCCCAGCTCTCCCAAGACAGGAAGatttctgggagttcaaggccagcctggtctacagagcaagtcccaggacagccaagtctgcacagagaaatcttgcctcgaaaaactaaaaatcaatcaatcagtcaatcaatcaatcaatcaatcaatcgattCTTAAATATAAACCATTTGTGCACAAGGTGGAAAAAGTTTGAAAGGGTATTCACAGGATACCTATCCAGGATGTCATGGTGCCAAGGGCTTTGCCTACTCCCTCTACAGGTGCCTGCTATTTCACAGGGGATGCCTGGCAGCTAGGAGCAAATAGCTCCCAGCTCCTTCCCTCAGTGTCCAGACACTCCTCACCTTCATATTCATCTGTGCAGGCTTGgtcttcagaaacaaacaaacaaacaaaaaaagcatgaGGAAACCCCTACAAAACTCTCCCCTCAGCCTGTTCCAAAGGAGACTTCGGGGAGCCATTGGAATGTCTATCTTTGGGACTCTACAGTGCTGAGGTGGTAGCCACAGCCATCAGTGTAATCATGCCCATTCTACGGATGAGGAAAGGAGGCCGTGAAAAGCA encodes the following:
- the Mafa gene encoding transcription factor MafA, whose translation is MAAELAMGAELPSSPLAIEYVNDFDLMKFEVKKEPPEAERFCHRLPPGSLSSTPLSTPCSSVPSSPSFCAPSPGTGGGAGGGGSAAQAGGAPGPPSGGPGTVGGASGKAVLEDLYWMSGYQHHLNPEALNLTPEDAVEALIGSGHHGAHHGAHHPAAAAAYEAFRGQSFAGGGGADDMGAGHHHGAHHTAHHHHSAHHHHHHHHHHGGSGHHGGGAGHGGGGAGHHVRLEERFSDDQLVSMSVRELNRQLRGFSKEEVIRLKQKRRTLKNRGYAQSCRFKRVQQRHILESEKCQLQSQVEQLKLEVGRLAKERDLYKEKYEKLAGRGGPGGAGGAGFPREPSPAQAGPGAAKGAPDFFL